Within Paenibacillus albicereus, the genomic segment CGCATAGCTCGGATGGCTCTCGTCGACCCGGATGGCCGTGACGGCATAGCTGCTGCTCGCGGTCGTGCCGTAGTCCTCGATCTCCCACGGCACCTTATAGACGAATCCGTGCAGATGGTTGCCCGTCTCCGGCTCGTTGACCGGCAGCTGCAGCGTGCGGCCTTCCCAAGGGAAAGCGCCGTCCTCGTAGCGGTTCGGCGGGAACAGCACCGGGATGCCGTGGATCATCGGACGCGCCTTGAACGCCTCCATCTCCTCTGCGGCCGGCTCGTTCAGGAACCGGCTGCCCGATTCCGTGTCGCGGAAGGCGATCAGATTGCCCCCGATCTCCGGCAGCAGCGCGGCCTCGTACTTGCCCGACCGCAGCCAGACCGCCTTTTCCCCCTGGTACGTCCCCTCGTATGCTTGGTGCTTCATGTCGCAGGTCCCCCTCCTGTCATCGCGTTCATCCTACTCCACCTTACCTTACCGCATGGCGAAAAGTCCGTCCATAGGACGGACTCCCTTCCTCCGCTCGCGGCCCGATTCAGCGGCAGATCGCCTCGATCGCCACCGGATAGCGGCCGGCATCCCGGCCGTACAGCGACAGGCCGCCTTCGCCGGCGCGCAGCTCCAGCCGCAGGCCGCGCTTGCGGTCGAGCTTCGCCACGAGCCGCGCCGGCACCTGCGCCCGGCACAGCCAGCCGTAGGAGCCGGCCTCGCTCAGCCGGCGGTCCGACTCCTGGTAGTGCCAGGAGAGGATGCCGCGCGCGTCGGCCGGATCGTCCGGCAGGACGAAGGCCGCGATCCGCTCGCCGTCCACGAGAACGTCGACCTGCGACGCATGCTTGTCCTCGCCCGTCATGAAGTGCGTGTTGGCGTTGTTCTCGGCGTCCGCCCGGTCGCCGTGCATGAAGTCGACGTTCGCCGCCTGGCTCTGCCCCTCCACATGATGCGCGAGCAGGCGCTTGGAGCCGGCTTCGAAGCGGATCTCCACCTCCGACAGCAGCGGCAGCCGCTCGGCGTCCGGCAGAACGATGTCGTAGGCGAAGCTGCCCGCGCGGCCGCCGTTCAGCTTCTGTCCGCCGATCGCGGTCCATGCCGGCTCGAACGAGCGCTCTGCGGTATCGGCGACGGGCACGGATGCGGCGAGCGGCCGGCTGCCGGAGGACCCTCTGACGTCGAACGTCGTGAAGTTGCGGCTGACGACCTCGCCCTTTTCGTCGACGAGGCGCAGGCCGAGGACCGCCACGGCGTCCTCGTGCGGCATCGTCACGCGCAGCGGCTGCAGCTCGGCGACGCCGTAGCCGTCCCATCCGAGCTCGACCTCCCCGCTTTCGCGGATCGTCCGCGCTCCGTCCCGGTCATGGGCGAGCTCCCACTGCAGCGTCAGCGTCCGTCCGTGATGGGCATCGCTGTAGCTGGAGCGGAGCAGCTTCACCTCAGCCTCGGAGCCTGCCTCCACCGTCCGGCAGGGAGGCTCGTCGACGACGATGAAGTCGGCCGCGTGCAGGTCGCGCAGGCTCATGCCCGGCAGGACGCCGTCATAGCCGAAGTCCTTGGCCGACCCGTCCAGGCGGTAGTAGCCGTTGAATTCGTTCGTCACGTCGCGGAACTCGGTGAACACGAAGCCGCACAGCTTGTCGTGGCGGCGGAACTCGTTGAGCATATAGCGGTAATGCCAGGCCAGGTCGCTGTCGCCCGCTCCGCCCTCGATGCCCCAGACGTTGCCGCACTCGCTGTTCATGAGCGGGGCATCCGCCTGCTTGTTGCCGCCGATGTAATTGAGCTCGGAGCCGGGATGCGTGCCCGCGACGACATGCTCGACATGCTCGCGCAGCTTGCCGTACCCGTTCACATAGAAATGCCATGTATTGAGGTCGGTCTCGACATGGTCCCCGTTGCACGGCGAGTTGTCCTCGACGAGACGGGTCGGGTCCATCTCCTTGGCCCAGCGGTAGCAGCGGCGCACCCATGCCTGGGTTTCCGGGAGGTACAGCTGCCGCTGGCCCGCGTCTCCCGTCGTCGACACCGCGCCTGCGTCCGTCTTCAGTCCCCAGGTCTCGTTGAACATGACCCACGAGAAGATCGACGGATGGTTCCAGTCGCGCTCGATCGTCTCCCGCGCCTCGCTCTCGTACGCGGCGCGCGCCCGCTCGTCCGGATTGCCCCAGAAGCAAGGCATGTCTTCCATGACGAGGATGCCGAGCTTGTCGGCCCAGTACAGCTTGCGCGGCTCCTCCGGCTTGATGTGGATGCGCACGAAGTTGAGGCCGAGCCTCTTCATCAGATAGATTTCCTCGCGCATCTCTTCATCCGTCGGATACGTGAAGTAGCCCGTCTTGTGGTAGGACTGGTCGAGCGTGCCGTTCAGATAGACCGGCTTGCCGTTCAGCGTGATCCACTTGTAGCTCCGTTCTCCGAACGCCTCGGCCCCGATCTCGCGGATGCCGAAGTACGTGGAGATGCGATCCTCGCCCGCCAGGCTCGTCAGCGTCAGCTCTCCTTCATACAGATGCGGAGCGTCCGGGCTCCAGAGCCGCGGCTCGCGGACGGTGAAGCGGACCCGCGCTTCGTTCGCGCCGGGTGCCAGCTGCAGCTTCTCGCTCGCCGCCGCGTCCGGTCCGAAATCCAGCTGCAGCAGCGCCTCTCCCGCCTGGTCGGCCTCGATGCGCAGCACCGCCTCGACCGTGCCGTCGATCGCCGTCTCGAACTTGGCGCTCCGCACGAACGTCTGCGCCCGGCCTTCCAGCCAGACGGGCTGCCAGATGCCGCGGATCTCGCCGTAGCCCTGCTTGCCGCGCGCCTGCCACGCTCCGTCGAGGTCCTCGGCGCGGACGACGATCTCGTTGTCCGCCTCCGTCCGCCAAGACCCCGTCACGTCCAGCTCGAACGAGCCGTAGCCTCCCCGGTGGGAGCCGGCATGGACGCCGTTCACCCAGACGTCGCACTCGTAATCGACCGCGCCGAAGCGCAGGAAGACGAGCGAGCCGGGTGCGGCCGGCGTCCAGCGTACGGTCCGCCGGTACCAGCCGATGCCTTTTTCGTCGCGGCCCCAGCCCGACAGCGGACTCGCCCACGAGAACGGCACGGTGATGCGGGCCTCGAATTCGGCTGCTTCCGGCAGCCGGCGGGCGGGCGCGGACGCGGGTGCGGTGTCGGATGCAGGTGCGGATGCGGGTGCGGTATCGGACGCGGATGAAGAGTCGGATGCGGCGGCAGAGGAGGAAGTCGGCGGGCCTTGATCCGGTCCGGCCGACTTCGCGTCCGGCTGCGCTTCGTTCGTTCCGGCCGCCTGGGCGGAGCGTTCCGAAGCAGCTGCCGCCTCGAATCGGAAGTCCCAGGGGCCGTTCAAATTCAGCCAATCCCCGCGCTCCCAATCGGGACGGGGATGCTCGGGGCGAGGCAGCTCAAGCTTCGTATCGGTCATCGATGGCACGTATGGACACACACCTTTCCAGCAGGAATTGCCCTCATCATAGCGCATACATAATGTTTGTGCAATGTATATTATAATTTTACAATATTGATGAGAACCGCTAGACTAGAAGCATCCATCGATTCCAAAGGACGGGCTGCCATGAATGAACCGAAGCAAGAGCTGATCCGCTATCCCGCCTCCCGCCTGCTCGACGTCGCCAAAGCGCTGTCGAGCGACATCCGGCTGCGCAT encodes:
- a CDS encoding glycoside hydrolase family 2 protein — encoded protein: MTDTKLELPRPEHPRPDWERGDWLNLNGPWDFRFEAAAASERSAQAAGTNEAQPDAKSAGPDQGPPTSSSAAASDSSSASDTAPASAPASDTAPASAPARRLPEAAEFEARITVPFSWASPLSGWGRDEKGIGWYRRTVRWTPAAPGSLVFLRFGAVDYECDVWVNGVHAGSHRGGYGSFELDVTGSWRTEADNEIVVRAEDLDGAWQARGKQGYGEIRGIWQPVWLEGRAQTFVRSAKFETAIDGTVEAVLRIEADQAGEALLQLDFGPDAAASEKLQLAPGANEARVRFTVREPRLWSPDAPHLYEGELTLTSLAGEDRISTYFGIREIGAEAFGERSYKWITLNGKPVYLNGTLDQSYHKTGYFTYPTDEEMREEIYLMKRLGLNFVRIHIKPEEPRKLYWADKLGILVMEDMPCFWGNPDERARAAYESEARETIERDWNHPSIFSWVMFNETWGLKTDAGAVSTTGDAGQRQLYLPETQAWVRRCYRWAKEMDPTRLVEDNSPCNGDHVETDLNTWHFYVNGYGKLREHVEHVVAGTHPGSELNYIGGNKQADAPLMNSECGNVWGIEGGAGDSDLAWHYRYMLNEFRRHDKLCGFVFTEFRDVTNEFNGYYRLDGSAKDFGYDGVLPGMSLRDLHAADFIVVDEPPCRTVEAGSEAEVKLLRSSYSDAHHGRTLTLQWELAHDRDGARTIRESGEVELGWDGYGVAELQPLRVTMPHEDAVAVLGLRLVDEKGEVVSRNFTTFDVRGSSGSRPLAASVPVADTAERSFEPAWTAIGGQKLNGGRAGSFAYDIVLPDAERLPLLSEVEIRFEAGSKRLLAHHVEGQSQAANVDFMHGDRADAENNANTHFMTGEDKHASQVDVLVDGERIAAFVLPDDPADARGILSWHYQESDRRLSEAGSYGWLCRAQVPARLVAKLDRKRGLRLELRAGEGGLSLYGRDAGRYPVAIEAICR